One Myripristis murdjan chromosome 18, fMyrMur1.1, whole genome shotgun sequence DNA window includes the following coding sequences:
- the cysltr3 gene encoding cysteinyl leukotriene receptor 2: protein MSESWLTPPPPPGNHSALAMVDSLLANRSSVCSFHDDNTFKYRAYTISYLLLFPVALLSNIGALVVFLLRSNRRSSASCVVMVNLALSDASFSLTLPLRLVYYFKGGVWLFPDWLCRLCVYCFYVNLYTSILFLTLLSVLRWLAVIKPLRHRTLATPTRFSLVCLGIWLFVGGASVPFLFDGVRQRAGLPRCFEPSSPSSWEQVLILNYVGVALGFLLPFLTIICCYGSIIRHLTTHTTVHDAGGAPGARRRRNRRRSVHLVTLVTATFLLCFLPYHVIRTLHLHAVCGRWRCVVTVTLQRAVAVTLCLAAANSVVNPLLYYYCTRTFRERLRDAHSSLLSSRGSRSSSWTQLTWTRRRRCSTC from the exons agaGCTGGTtgaccccgccccctcccccagGCAACCACAGCGCCTTGGCGATGGTGGATTCACTGTTGGCCAACCGGTCATCAGTGTGCAGTTTCCATGACGACAACACCTTCAAGTACCGCGCCTACACCATCAgctacctgctgctgtttcctgtggCGTTGCTTAGCAACATCGGAGCGCTGGTCGTCTTCCTGCTGCGCAGCAACAGgag AAGCTCCGCCTCCTGCGTCGTCATGGTGAACCTGGCCCTATCAGACGCCAGCTTCTCCCTCACCCTCCCGCTGCGATTGGTTTATTACTTCAAGGGCGGAGTCTGGCTCTTCCCTGATTGGCTGTGccgcctgtgtgtgtactgcttCTATGTTAACCTGTAcacaag catcctcttcctcactctacTGAGCGTGCTCCGCTGGCTCGCCGTCATCAAGCCGCTCCGCCACCGCACGCTGGCCACGCCCACTCGCTTCTCATTGGTCTGCCTGGGCATCTGGCTGTTTGTGGGCGGGGCCTCCGTCCCCTTCCTGTTCGATGGGGTCAGACAGAG gGCGGGGCTTCCTCGGTGCTTCGAGCCCTCTAGCCCCTCCTCCTGGGAGCAGGTGCTCATCCTGAACTACGTGGGCGTGGCCCTCGgcttcctcctccccttcctcaccATCATCTGTTGCTATGGCAGCATCATCCGCCACCTGACGACCCACACCACCGTCCACGACGCCGGCGGGGCCCCGGGCGCCAGGCGGCGCCGCAACAGGCGGCGCTCGGTGCACCTGGTCACCCTGGTGACAGCCACCTTCCTCCTGTGCTTCCTGCCCTATCACGTGATCCGCACGCTGCACCTGCACGCGGTGTGCGGCCGGTGGCGCTGCGTCGTCACGGTGACGCTGCAGCGCGCGGTGGCGGTGACGCTGTGCCTGGCGGCGGCCAACAGCGTGGTGAACCCGCTgctctactactactgcacccGCACCTTCAGGGAGCGGCTCCGGGACGCAcactcctccctcctgtccagcagggggagccGCAGCAGCTCCTGGACACAGCTCACCTGGACCCgcaggaggaggtgcagcaCCTGCTGA
- the LOC115376626 gene encoding kinesin-like protein KIF1C isoform X1: MAGASVKVAVRVRPFNSRETGRNAKCVIHMQGSTTSISNPKQPKDGAKNFTFDYSYWSHTTADDPSFASQQQVYKDIGEEMLLHAFEGYNVCIFAYGQTGAGKSYTMMGKQEPGQEGIIPQLCEDLFQRTGGNTDPDLTYSVEVSYMEIYCERVRDLLNPKSQAALRVREHPILGPYVEDLSKLAVTGFSDIQDLMDAGNKARTVAATNMNETSSRSHAVFTIVFTQKRRDQMTGLDTEKVSKISLVDLAGSERADSSGAKGTRLKEGANINKSLTTLGKVISALAEMQSSKKRKSDFIPYRDSVLTWLLKENLGGNSRTAMIAALSPADINYEETLSTLRYADRAKQIRCNAIINEDPNAKLIRELKAEVNRLRDLLFSQGLQELLSANEMNSNSAACVGGGASALASLSVTANGVPLQHSPAPPGSEPTREGDAAVDPDHMIEDGEEGEESVATETISKEEAAERLLETEKIIAELNETWEEKLRKTESIRLEREALLAEMGVSIKEDGGTLGVFSPKGTPHLVNLNEDPLMSECLLYYIKEGVTRVGQQDVDIKLSGQFIKEIHCVFVSETNEQGEVVVTLEPLVGAETYVNGKQITESVVLKQGNRIVMGKSHVFRFTHPEQARLERERNATAEQQGEPEDWNYAQRELLEKQGIDIKLEMEKRLQDMESQYRKEKEEADLLLEQHRLYADSDSGDDSDKRSCEESWRLISSLREKLPANKVQSIVKRCGLPSSGKRREPLRVYQIPQRRRISKDPKRVTMDDLRMQAVKEICYEVALGDFRHSRQEIEALSIVKMKELCRMYAKKDPGERESWRAVAQDVCDTVGIGEERSPPGEEGGGGGGGGAGEGGEGGEKRGVYDLKAHIDKLTDILQEVKLQNNMKDEEIKALRDRMVKMESIIPVQDDDMNGEGLPQEGGGAGEGSDHLEERVTRLMEEDPAFRRGRLRWLKQEQQRILNLQQQNITKKLRGQTQGQNSPMVPVHLPGTGRFIPPQDCKLKFPFKSNPAHRLSWGPASAALLGLGLGEGGGAEGAEPKEEGEGGGGGGAESKSSPSPPPAPPAQGQSPPLLPLPFQAPPPRMRTPSPHRAWQQRNPGNQGNYHQQGGNQQHQQRRYRRNSLDSSTHGNGHQGNGQHYGNQGGGHQGRPRYRRGASPGPGVERGGGGGGEGGRGGGRGGGGRDGGFHYNHHQYHHHPYYNPHNAPFQPGPPHPNYHSLPRSGAPPPGGMLLGAGPQQGGWGFTTPPRMRRQFSAPDLKNNNNNNNNNNNKETPV, translated from the exons ATGGCGGGCGCGTCGGTCAAAGTGGCGGTGAGAGTGAGACCGTTCAACTCCAGAGAGACGGGACGCAACGCCAAGTGTGTGATCCACATGCAGGGCAGCACCAcca GTATCTCCAACCCCAAACAGCCCAAAGATGGAGCCAAGAACTTCACCTTTGACTATTCCTACTGGTCACACACCACg gcgGACGACCCCAGCTTCGCCTCCCAGCAGCAGGTGTATAAGGACATCGGCGAGGAGATGCTGCTGCACGCCTTTGAAG gatACAACGTGTGTATTTTCGCGTACGGTCAGACGGGGGCGGGGAAGAGCTACACCATGATGGGCAAACAGGAGCCGGGACAGGAGGGCATCATCccacag ctgtgtgaggACTTGTTTCAGAGAACAGGAGGAAACACAGATCCAGACCTGACCTACTCTGTggag gtGTCCTACATGGAGATCTACTGTGAGCGTGTGCGGGACCTGCTGAACCCCAAGTCGCAGGCGGCGCTGCGTGTGAGGGAGCACCCCATCCTGGGCCCGTACGTGGAGGACCTGTCCAAACTGGCCGTGACCGGATTCAGCGACATCCAGGACCTGATGGACGCCGGCAACAAGGCCCG GACGGTTGCAGCCACCAACATGAACGAGACGTCGTCGAGGTCGCACGCCGTCTTCACCATCGTCTTCACGCAGAAACGCCGCGACCAGATGACCGGCCTGGACAccgagaag gtcagtaAGATCAGCCTGGTGGACCTGGCGGGAAGCGAGCGAGCCGACTCCTCGGGGGCCAAGGGCACCCGgctgaag gagggaGCAAACATCAACAAGTCTCTGACCACGCTGGGGAAGGTGATATCAGCTCTGGCAGAGATg cagagcagcaagaAGAGGAAAAGTGACTTCATCCCGTACAGAGACTCTGtgctcacctggctgctcaAGGAGAACCTCG gtggaaACTCGCGCACGGCCATGATCGCTGCTCTCAGTCCTGCTGACATCAACTATGAAGAAACACTGAGCACTCTGAG gtacgCGGACCGGGCCAAGCAGATCCGCTGTAACGCCATCATCAACGAGGATCCCAACGCCAAACTGATCCGAGAGCTGAAGGCTGAAGTGAACCGCCTCAGAGACCTGCTGTTCTCCCAgggcctgcaggagctgctgtctgccaacg aGATGAACAGCAACAGCGCCGCTTGTGTCGGGGGCGGGGCCTCTGCCCTGGCGTCGCTGTCAGTCACAGCCAATGGCGTCCCACTCCAGCATAGCCCCGCCCCTCCAG GTTCTGAGCCGACCCGTGAAGGCGACGCGGCCGTCGACCCCGATCACATGATcgaggatggagaggaaggggaggagtcTGTCGCCACGGAGACCATCAGTAAAGAGGAGGCCGCCGAGAGACTGCTG GAGACGGAGAAGATCATCGCTGAGCTGAACGAGACCTGGGAGGAGAAACTGAGAAAGACAGAATCTATTCGTCTGGAGAG agaGGCCCTGCTGGCAGAGATGGGTGTGTCCATTAAAGAGGACGGAGGGACGCTGGGAGTTTTCTCCCCTAAAGGA ACGCCTCACCTGGTCAACCTGAACGAAGACCCTCTGATGTCCGAGTGCCTCCTCTACTACATCAAGGAGGGAGTGaccag ggtggggCAGCAGGACGTGGACATCAAGCTGTCCGGTCAGTTCATAAAGGAGatccactgtgtgtttgtcagtgagACCAACGAGCAAGGAGAGG tggtGGTGACTCTGGAGCCGTTGGTCGGGGCAGAGACGTACGTTAACGGGAAACAGATCACAGAGTCTGTCGTCCTCAAGCAAG GCAACCGCATCGTGATGGGGAAGAGCCACGTGTTCCGCTTCACGCACCCCGAGCAGGCGCGGCTGGAGCGCGAGCGCAACGCCACGGCGGAGCAGCAGGGGGAGCCGGAGGACTGGAACTACGCCCAGAGggagctgctggagaaacaGGGCATCGACATCAAGCTGGAGATggagaagag GCTGCAGGACATGGAGTCTCAGTACCgcaaagagaaggaggaggccgACCTGCTGCTGGAGCAACACAGACtg tatgcaGACAGTGACAGCGGTGACGACTCAGACAAGCGTTCCTGTGAGGAGAGCTGGAGGCTGATCTCATCGCTCAGAGAGAAGCTGCCTGCCAACAAG gtgcaGTCCATAGTGAAGCGCTGCGGGCTGCCCAGCAGTGGGAAGCGGCGCGAGCCTCTCAGAGTTTATCAGATTCCTCAGAGGAGGAGAATCAGCAAAGACCCAAAACGAGTGACCATGGACGACCTGCGCATGCAGGCGGTCAAGGAGATCTGCTacgag GTGGCGCTGGGCGACTTCCGGCACTCGCGGCAGGAGATCGAGGCGCTGTCCATCGTCAAGATGAAGGAGCTGTGCCGCATGTACGCCAAGAAGGACCCGGGCGAGCGCGAGAGCTGGAGGGCCGTGGCCCAGGACGTGTGCGACACCGTGGGCATCGGCGAGGAGAGGAGCCCCCCCggcgaggagggaggggggggcggagggggcggggcgggggaaGGGggcgagggaggagagaagaggggcGTGTACGACCTGAAGGCTCACATCGACAAGCTGACTGACATCCTGCAG GAAGTGAAGCTGCAGAACAACATGAAGGACGAGGAGATCAAAGCCCTGAGAGACAGGATGGTCAAGATGGAGAGCATCATCCCtgtgcag gACGACGACATGAACGGTGAGGGCCTCCCGCAggaagggggcggggccggCGAGGGCTCGGACCACCTGGAGGAGCGGGTGACCCGCCTGATGGAGGAGGACCCGGCCTTCAGGAGAGGGCGCCTCCGCTGGCTGAAGCAGGAACAGCAGCGAATCCTcaacctgcagcagcagaacatcACCAAGAAGCTGAGAGGACAAACCCAAG GTCAGAACTCGCCGATGGTTCCCGTCCACCTGCCCGGCACCGGCCGCTTCATCCCTCCGCAGGACTGCAAGCTCAAGTTCCCCTTCAAGAGTAACCCCGCCCACCGGCTGTCCTGGGGCCCCGCCAGCGCCGCCCTGCTGGGCCTGGGCCTGGGCGAGGGGGGCGGGGCcgagggggcggagccaaaggaggaaggggaaggaggaggaggaggaggagcggagaGTAAAAGCTCTCCGTCCCCCCCTCCTGCCCCTCCCGCTCAGGGCCAGTCTCCGCCCCTGCTGCCCCTCCCGTtccaggccccgcccccccgcaTGCGCACGCCCAGCCCGCACCGCGCCTGGCAACAGCGTAACCCGGGCAACCAGGGCAACTACCACCAGCAGGGCGGcaaccagcagcaccagcagcggCGCTACCGGCGCAACTCTCTGGACAGCTCCACCCACGGCAACGGTCACCAGGGCAACGGGCAACACTACGGCAACCAGGGAGGCGGTCACCAGGGGCGACCGAGATACAGGAGGGGGGCGTCGCCGGGGCCGGGCGtggagcgaggaggagggggagggggggagggagggagaggaggaggacgagggggaggagggagagacggaggCTTCCACTACAACCACCACCAGTACCACCACCACCCCTACTACAACCCCCACAATGCACCATTCCAGCCGGGACCGCCCCACCCCAACTACCACAGCCTGCCGCGCTCCGGGGCCCCGCCCCCGGGCGGCATGCTGCTGGGGGCGGGGCCACAGCAGGGGGGGTGGGGCTTCACCACCCCGCCCAGGATGAGACGCCAGTTCAGCGCACCGGacctcaaaaacaacaacaacaacaacaacaacaacaacaacaaggagaCCCCcgtctga
- the LOC115376626 gene encoding kinesin-like protein KIF1C isoform X2, producing MAGASVKVAVRVRPFNSRETGRNAKCVIHMQGSTTSISNPKQPKDGAKNFTFDYSYWSHTTADDPSFASQQQVYKDIGEEMLLHAFEGYNVCIFAYGQTGAGKSYTMMGKQEPGQEGIIPQLCEDLFQRTGGNTDPDLTYSVEVSYMEIYCERVRDLLNPKSQAALRVREHPILGPYVEDLSKLAVTGFSDIQDLMDAGNKARTVAATNMNETSSRSHAVFTIVFTQKRRDQMTGLDTEKVSKISLVDLAGSERADSSGAKGTRLKEGANINKSLTTLGKVISALAEMSSKKRKSDFIPYRDSVLTWLLKENLGGNSRTAMIAALSPADINYEETLSTLRYADRAKQIRCNAIINEDPNAKLIRELKAEVNRLRDLLFSQGLQELLSANEMNSNSAACVGGGASALASLSVTANGVPLQHSPAPPGSEPTREGDAAVDPDHMIEDGEEGEESVATETISKEEAAERLLETEKIIAELNETWEEKLRKTESIRLEREALLAEMGVSIKEDGGTLGVFSPKGTPHLVNLNEDPLMSECLLYYIKEGVTRVGQQDVDIKLSGQFIKEIHCVFVSETNEQGEVVVTLEPLVGAETYVNGKQITESVVLKQGNRIVMGKSHVFRFTHPEQARLERERNATAEQQGEPEDWNYAQRELLEKQGIDIKLEMEKRLQDMESQYRKEKEEADLLLEQHRLYADSDSGDDSDKRSCEESWRLISSLREKLPANKVQSIVKRCGLPSSGKRREPLRVYQIPQRRRISKDPKRVTMDDLRMQAVKEICYEVALGDFRHSRQEIEALSIVKMKELCRMYAKKDPGERESWRAVAQDVCDTVGIGEERSPPGEEGGGGGGGGAGEGGEGGEKRGVYDLKAHIDKLTDILQEVKLQNNMKDEEIKALRDRMVKMESIIPVQDDDMNGEGLPQEGGGAGEGSDHLEERVTRLMEEDPAFRRGRLRWLKQEQQRILNLQQQNITKKLRGQTQGQNSPMVPVHLPGTGRFIPPQDCKLKFPFKSNPAHRLSWGPASAALLGLGLGEGGGAEGAEPKEEGEGGGGGGAESKSSPSPPPAPPAQGQSPPLLPLPFQAPPPRMRTPSPHRAWQQRNPGNQGNYHQQGGNQQHQQRRYRRNSLDSSTHGNGHQGNGQHYGNQGGGHQGRPRYRRGASPGPGVERGGGGGGEGGRGGGRGGGGRDGGFHYNHHQYHHHPYYNPHNAPFQPGPPHPNYHSLPRSGAPPPGGMLLGAGPQQGGWGFTTPPRMRRQFSAPDLKNNNNNNNNNNNKETPV from the exons ATGGCGGGCGCGTCGGTCAAAGTGGCGGTGAGAGTGAGACCGTTCAACTCCAGAGAGACGGGACGCAACGCCAAGTGTGTGATCCACATGCAGGGCAGCACCAcca GTATCTCCAACCCCAAACAGCCCAAAGATGGAGCCAAGAACTTCACCTTTGACTATTCCTACTGGTCACACACCACg gcgGACGACCCCAGCTTCGCCTCCCAGCAGCAGGTGTATAAGGACATCGGCGAGGAGATGCTGCTGCACGCCTTTGAAG gatACAACGTGTGTATTTTCGCGTACGGTCAGACGGGGGCGGGGAAGAGCTACACCATGATGGGCAAACAGGAGCCGGGACAGGAGGGCATCATCccacag ctgtgtgaggACTTGTTTCAGAGAACAGGAGGAAACACAGATCCAGACCTGACCTACTCTGTggag gtGTCCTACATGGAGATCTACTGTGAGCGTGTGCGGGACCTGCTGAACCCCAAGTCGCAGGCGGCGCTGCGTGTGAGGGAGCACCCCATCCTGGGCCCGTACGTGGAGGACCTGTCCAAACTGGCCGTGACCGGATTCAGCGACATCCAGGACCTGATGGACGCCGGCAACAAGGCCCG GACGGTTGCAGCCACCAACATGAACGAGACGTCGTCGAGGTCGCACGCCGTCTTCACCATCGTCTTCACGCAGAAACGCCGCGACCAGATGACCGGCCTGGACAccgagaag gtcagtaAGATCAGCCTGGTGGACCTGGCGGGAAGCGAGCGAGCCGACTCCTCGGGGGCCAAGGGCACCCGgctgaag gagggaGCAAACATCAACAAGTCTCTGACCACGCTGGGGAAGGTGATATCAGCTCTGGCAGAGATg agcagcaagaAGAGGAAAAGTGACTTCATCCCGTACAGAGACTCTGtgctcacctggctgctcaAGGAGAACCTCG gtggaaACTCGCGCACGGCCATGATCGCTGCTCTCAGTCCTGCTGACATCAACTATGAAGAAACACTGAGCACTCTGAG gtacgCGGACCGGGCCAAGCAGATCCGCTGTAACGCCATCATCAACGAGGATCCCAACGCCAAACTGATCCGAGAGCTGAAGGCTGAAGTGAACCGCCTCAGAGACCTGCTGTTCTCCCAgggcctgcaggagctgctgtctgccaacg aGATGAACAGCAACAGCGCCGCTTGTGTCGGGGGCGGGGCCTCTGCCCTGGCGTCGCTGTCAGTCACAGCCAATGGCGTCCCACTCCAGCATAGCCCCGCCCCTCCAG GTTCTGAGCCGACCCGTGAAGGCGACGCGGCCGTCGACCCCGATCACATGATcgaggatggagaggaaggggaggagtcTGTCGCCACGGAGACCATCAGTAAAGAGGAGGCCGCCGAGAGACTGCTG GAGACGGAGAAGATCATCGCTGAGCTGAACGAGACCTGGGAGGAGAAACTGAGAAAGACAGAATCTATTCGTCTGGAGAG agaGGCCCTGCTGGCAGAGATGGGTGTGTCCATTAAAGAGGACGGAGGGACGCTGGGAGTTTTCTCCCCTAAAGGA ACGCCTCACCTGGTCAACCTGAACGAAGACCCTCTGATGTCCGAGTGCCTCCTCTACTACATCAAGGAGGGAGTGaccag ggtggggCAGCAGGACGTGGACATCAAGCTGTCCGGTCAGTTCATAAAGGAGatccactgtgtgtttgtcagtgagACCAACGAGCAAGGAGAGG tggtGGTGACTCTGGAGCCGTTGGTCGGGGCAGAGACGTACGTTAACGGGAAACAGATCACAGAGTCTGTCGTCCTCAAGCAAG GCAACCGCATCGTGATGGGGAAGAGCCACGTGTTCCGCTTCACGCACCCCGAGCAGGCGCGGCTGGAGCGCGAGCGCAACGCCACGGCGGAGCAGCAGGGGGAGCCGGAGGACTGGAACTACGCCCAGAGggagctgctggagaaacaGGGCATCGACATCAAGCTGGAGATggagaagag GCTGCAGGACATGGAGTCTCAGTACCgcaaagagaaggaggaggccgACCTGCTGCTGGAGCAACACAGACtg tatgcaGACAGTGACAGCGGTGACGACTCAGACAAGCGTTCCTGTGAGGAGAGCTGGAGGCTGATCTCATCGCTCAGAGAGAAGCTGCCTGCCAACAAG gtgcaGTCCATAGTGAAGCGCTGCGGGCTGCCCAGCAGTGGGAAGCGGCGCGAGCCTCTCAGAGTTTATCAGATTCCTCAGAGGAGGAGAATCAGCAAAGACCCAAAACGAGTGACCATGGACGACCTGCGCATGCAGGCGGTCAAGGAGATCTGCTacgag GTGGCGCTGGGCGACTTCCGGCACTCGCGGCAGGAGATCGAGGCGCTGTCCATCGTCAAGATGAAGGAGCTGTGCCGCATGTACGCCAAGAAGGACCCGGGCGAGCGCGAGAGCTGGAGGGCCGTGGCCCAGGACGTGTGCGACACCGTGGGCATCGGCGAGGAGAGGAGCCCCCCCggcgaggagggaggggggggcggagggggcggggcgggggaaGGGggcgagggaggagagaagaggggcGTGTACGACCTGAAGGCTCACATCGACAAGCTGACTGACATCCTGCAG GAAGTGAAGCTGCAGAACAACATGAAGGACGAGGAGATCAAAGCCCTGAGAGACAGGATGGTCAAGATGGAGAGCATCATCCCtgtgcag gACGACGACATGAACGGTGAGGGCCTCCCGCAggaagggggcggggccggCGAGGGCTCGGACCACCTGGAGGAGCGGGTGACCCGCCTGATGGAGGAGGACCCGGCCTTCAGGAGAGGGCGCCTCCGCTGGCTGAAGCAGGAACAGCAGCGAATCCTcaacctgcagcagcagaacatcACCAAGAAGCTGAGAGGACAAACCCAAG GTCAGAACTCGCCGATGGTTCCCGTCCACCTGCCCGGCACCGGCCGCTTCATCCCTCCGCAGGACTGCAAGCTCAAGTTCCCCTTCAAGAGTAACCCCGCCCACCGGCTGTCCTGGGGCCCCGCCAGCGCCGCCCTGCTGGGCCTGGGCCTGGGCGAGGGGGGCGGGGCcgagggggcggagccaaaggaggaaggggaaggaggaggaggaggaggagcggagaGTAAAAGCTCTCCGTCCCCCCCTCCTGCCCCTCCCGCTCAGGGCCAGTCTCCGCCCCTGCTGCCCCTCCCGTtccaggccccgcccccccgcaTGCGCACGCCCAGCCCGCACCGCGCCTGGCAACAGCGTAACCCGGGCAACCAGGGCAACTACCACCAGCAGGGCGGcaaccagcagcaccagcagcggCGCTACCGGCGCAACTCTCTGGACAGCTCCACCCACGGCAACGGTCACCAGGGCAACGGGCAACACTACGGCAACCAGGGAGGCGGTCACCAGGGGCGACCGAGATACAGGAGGGGGGCGTCGCCGGGGCCGGGCGtggagcgaggaggagggggagggggggagggagggagaggaggaggacgagggggaggagggagagacggaggCTTCCACTACAACCACCACCAGTACCACCACCACCCCTACTACAACCCCCACAATGCACCATTCCAGCCGGGACCGCCCCACCCCAACTACCACAGCCTGCCGCGCTCCGGGGCCCCGCCCCCGGGCGGCATGCTGCTGGGGGCGGGGCCACAGCAGGGGGGGTGGGGCTTCACCACCCCGCCCAGGATGAGACGCCAGTTCAGCGCACCGGacctcaaaaacaacaacaacaacaacaacaacaacaacaacaaggagaCCCCcgtctga